In one window of Microbacterium dextranolyticum DNA:
- the ftsE gene encoding cell division ATP-binding protein FtsE produces MIRFEHVTKKYRGTSKPALSDVDFEVQRGEFVFLVGASGSGKSSCLRLILREDTPSEGNVVVLGRDLRTLSTRKVPYFRRHIGSIFQDFRLLPNKTVFQNVAFTLQVIGSSRAYIQQAVTEALTLVGLDGKQKRLPHELSGGEQQRVAIARAIVNRPQIVLADEPTGNLDPATSIDIMQLLARINEGGTTIVMATHEAGFVDQMKRRVIELQGGVMVRDDLRGGYGDRSSLPTLTPQEEKGAAATAALSAVLELQREIAASPVEPVPSAVATAAHDAVAASAVAAAVATTPLADVAPSTSAAAADASAPASSAEQAPSTRPIRLDTPAIELDGLDLDDLGVAERLGLASDDDEVGPTS; encoded by the coding sequence ATGATCCGGTTCGAGCACGTCACCAAGAAATACCGCGGGACCAGCAAGCCGGCGCTGAGCGATGTCGACTTCGAAGTGCAGCGTGGAGAGTTCGTCTTCCTCGTGGGCGCATCGGGGTCGGGAAAGTCCTCGTGCCTGCGCCTCATCCTGCGGGAGGACACCCCGAGCGAGGGCAACGTCGTCGTGCTGGGGCGCGACCTGCGCACCCTCTCGACACGGAAGGTCCCCTACTTCCGGCGCCACATCGGGTCGATCTTCCAGGACTTCCGCCTGCTGCCGAACAAGACCGTGTTCCAGAACGTGGCCTTCACCCTTCAGGTGATCGGATCGTCGCGCGCGTACATCCAGCAGGCGGTCACCGAGGCGCTCACGCTCGTCGGGCTCGACGGCAAGCAGAAGCGCCTACCGCACGAGCTCTCCGGCGGCGAGCAGCAGCGCGTCGCGATCGCCCGTGCCATCGTGAACCGTCCGCAGATCGTGCTGGCCGACGAGCCGACGGGAAACCTCGATCCCGCCACGTCGATCGACATCATGCAGCTGCTCGCCCGCATCAACGAGGGCGGCACCACGATCGTCATGGCGACCCACGAGGCGGGATTCGTCGACCAGATGAAGCGTCGGGTCATCGAGCTGCAGGGCGGCGTGATGGTGCGCGATGACCTGCGCGGCGGCTACGGCGATCGCTCGTCGCTGCCGACGCTCACCCCGCAGGAGGAGAAGGGCGCCGCGGCCACCGCGGCCTTGAGCGCGGTGCTCGAGCTCCAGCGCGAGATCGCCGCATCGCCGGTCGAGCCCGTGCCCTCAGCGGTCGCGACGGCCGCCCACGACGCCGTGGCGGCCAGCGCCGTCGCTGCGGCCGTGGCGACCACGCCTCTGGCCGATGTCGCCCCCTCGACATCCGCGGCGGCAGCGGATGCCTCTGCGCCCGCATCCTCTGCCGAGCAGGCTCCCAGCACCCGGCCGATCAGGCTCGACACGCCGGCGATCGAACTCGACGGCCTCGATCTGGACGATCTGGGTGTCGCCGAGCGGCTCGGCCTGGCATCCGACGACGACGAAGTGGGGCCGACCTCGTGA
- a CDS encoding inositol monophosphatase family protein encodes MNSPSPASAWSAPFDGDLSADLALALRLADAADAVTMARFDASDLDVQVKADATHVTEADLATEREIRRLLTAERPEDGVLGEEFGSSGNTSRQWIIDPIDGTANYLKGIPMWTTLIALAVDGVPRVGVASQPAIGRRWWAASGQGAWTNTPEGGSRRLSVSRIDALDEASASFQSIAQWDEVGRADDLLRLSRAVWRDRGYGDTWPYMLLAEGRLEFVAEFGVKEYDIAALIPIVIEAGGRFTDIDGVDTITSRSSLATNGTLHADFLALLNTSA; translated from the coding sequence GTGAACTCCCCCTCACCCGCCTCCGCCTGGTCTGCTCCCTTCGACGGCGACCTGAGTGCCGACCTCGCGCTCGCGCTGCGGCTGGCCGACGCGGCCGACGCGGTGACGATGGCTCGCTTCGACGCATCGGATCTCGATGTCCAGGTGAAGGCCGACGCCACCCACGTGACCGAGGCCGATCTCGCGACCGAGCGAGAGATCCGCCGGCTCCTCACCGCCGAGCGCCCCGAGGACGGCGTGCTGGGCGAAGAGTTCGGGTCATCAGGGAACACGAGCCGCCAGTGGATCATCGATCCGATCGACGGCACGGCGAACTACCTCAAGGGCATCCCGATGTGGACGACCCTCATCGCGCTCGCCGTCGACGGCGTGCCCCGCGTCGGCGTCGCCAGCCAGCCTGCGATCGGTCGGCGCTGGTGGGCGGCGTCCGGGCAAGGCGCCTGGACGAACACGCCGGAAGGTGGATCTCGTCGCCTGTCGGTCTCGCGGATCGATGCCCTCGATGAGGCGAGCGCCAGCTTCCAGAGCATCGCCCAGTGGGACGAGGTCGGACGAGCGGACGACCTCCTGCGTCTCAGTCGGGCCGTGTGGCGCGATCGCGGCTACGGAGACACCTGGCCGTACATGCTGCTGGCCGAAGGACGACTCGAGTTCGTCGCGGAGTTCGGCGTGAAGGAGTACGACATCGCGGCACTCATCCCCATCGTCATCGAGGCGGGCGGCCGCTTCACCGACATCGACGGCGTCGACACCATCACGTCCCGATCGTCGCTCGCGACCAACGGGACGTTGCACGCCGACTTCCTGGCGCTGCTGAACACCTCCGCATGA
- the prfB gene encoding peptide chain release factor 2, with product MLEFDPAADIQALRSTFSDIQAVVDVESLRAEIARLSDEAGAPDLWDDVEKAQKVTSALSHRQADLKRVTDVEQRLDDLDVLVELALEMDDEETADEARKEITSLQGVIGQLEVQTLLDGEYDDRPAVVTIRSGAGGDDATDFAEMLLRMYLRWAERHKYSVKVMDTSYAEGAGIKSATFEVDAPYAYGTLSVEAGTHRLARISPFGGADKRQTSFAAVEVIPALEEAVEVDVPESDIRVDVFRSSGPGGQSVNTTDSAVRITHLPTGLVVSMQNEKSQIQNRAAAMRVLQTRLLLLKREEEAAKKKELAGTITASWGDQMRSYFLYGQQLVKDLRTGYEVGNPAVVFDGDLDGLIAAGIRWRKRKDDDD from the coding sequence ATGCTTGAATTCGATCCCGCCGCCGACATCCAGGCCCTGCGCTCCACCTTCTCCGACATCCAGGCGGTGGTGGACGTTGAGTCGTTGCGCGCCGAGATCGCGCGACTCTCCGACGAAGCCGGCGCCCCGGATCTCTGGGACGACGTCGAGAAGGCGCAGAAGGTGACGAGCGCACTCAGCCACCGCCAGGCCGACCTCAAGCGCGTCACCGATGTCGAGCAGCGCCTCGACGACCTCGACGTGCTCGTCGAGCTCGCCCTCGAGATGGACGACGAAGAGACCGCCGACGAGGCACGCAAGGAGATCACGTCGCTTCAGGGCGTCATCGGTCAGCTCGAGGTGCAGACCCTCCTCGACGGCGAGTACGACGATCGCCCCGCGGTCGTCACCATCCGCTCGGGTGCGGGCGGCGACGACGCGACCGACTTCGCCGAGATGCTCCTGCGCATGTACCTGCGCTGGGCCGAACGTCACAAGTACTCCGTCAAGGTGATGGACACCTCCTATGCCGAAGGCGCGGGCATCAAGTCGGCGACCTTCGAGGTAGATGCCCCCTACGCGTACGGCACTCTCTCGGTCGAGGCCGGTACCCACCGCCTCGCCCGCATCAGCCCGTTCGGCGGCGCCGACAAGCGGCAGACCTCGTTCGCCGCGGTCGAGGTCATCCCCGCGCTCGAAGAGGCGGTCGAGGTCGACGTGCCCGAAAGCGACATCCGCGTCGACGTGTTCCGCTCGTCGGGCCCCGGTGGGCAGTCGGTCAACACGACCGACTCGGCCGTGCGCATCACCCACCTTCCGACGGGCCTCGTCGTCTCGATGCAGAACGAGAAGAGCCAGATCCAGAACCGCGCGGCCGCCATGCGCGTGCTGCAGACGCGCCTGCTGCTACTCAAGCGCGAAGAGGAAGCCGCCAAGAAGAAGGAACTCGCCGGCACGATCACCGCGAGCTGGGGCGACCAGATGCGCTCCTACTTCCTGTACGGCCAGCAGCTCGTGAAGGACCTGCGCACCGGCTACGAAGTCGGAAACCCGGCGGTCGTCTTCGACGGCGACCTCGACGGCCTCATCGCCGCCGGCATCCGCTGGCGCAAGCGCAAGGACGACGACGACTGA
- a CDS encoding TadE family protein, whose product MGLILLVPVVYLVVALGAIQGQALGVETGARQLARTIAGSPDAATADARAERVLAAISEEYGLDRGDVTVDVACGGAATTCPEAGATLSVTVRTSVTLPLVPALLGLDRLARVPVEATAVQKVSRFWGTTP is encoded by the coding sequence GTGGGCCTGATTCTGCTCGTGCCGGTCGTCTACCTGGTCGTGGCACTCGGCGCGATCCAGGGCCAGGCGCTCGGGGTCGAGACGGGCGCGCGTCAACTCGCGAGAACTATCGCCGGGTCTCCCGACGCGGCCACGGCGGATGCCCGGGCGGAGCGCGTCCTGGCCGCCATCTCCGAGGAGTATGGACTGGACCGCGGCGACGTCACGGTGGACGTCGCGTGCGGCGGGGCCGCGACGACCTGCCCCGAAGCGGGGGCGACGCTCTCGGTGACGGTCCGCACGTCGGTGACGTTGCCGCTCGTTCCGGCACTGCTGGGTCTGGACCGGCTCGCGCGGGTGCCGGTGGAGGCGACAGCGGTGCAGAAGGTGTCGCGGTTCTGGGGAACGACGCCGTGA
- a CDS encoding recombinase family protein — protein sequence MNAKRAAYYARVSTDLQVDNTSLPEQREICEAAIKSRGWELVNAYVDEGLSGTDATRPAWRQMLQDARDGKIDAVVVSKLDRFARKALDAIRETDRLADMGVDLVLVKEQIDMSTPQGKMMRTMMAGFAEMERDTIVGRTAAGQRNAARMGRWAGSKPPFGWRLEGLKKDARPVPDEREREVLRAMHQLFVKERLSTAEVAERLNLMGMRPRQAATWQYQTVRQTATNPTLWTGETEWGAAKTGNYRPHRKITKMNRDGTPKYGDTVTVTLGDPVFTRQEWQALQRAVNRRAGWTPSAPQRQMLTGRLFGPCDFGKHYDGITTKSRPNHHYLCAGRRYRSKEQPRCTCPQIKGPAIDEPVWAELAAMLADPERLERLARQWLELDDDADLTDDSAMVAALRKQESTLERAITRAKDLYLMADDPAEHLATVERLRGELADVRERLEGLASMHARRADEAQRITDVAALAERARGRLENASAAMRREVVELLDVRVIVSDIVAGRPQTITIHGVLDPSMFLPADAAERKPSEAERSCRSSS from the coding sequence ATGAACGCCAAGCGCGCCGCGTACTACGCCCGAGTCTCGACCGATCTCCAGGTGGACAACACTTCACTGCCCGAGCAGCGCGAGATCTGCGAGGCCGCGATCAAGTCGCGCGGCTGGGAACTGGTCAATGCCTACGTGGACGAGGGCCTTTCCGGCACCGACGCCACGCGCCCAGCCTGGCGGCAGATGCTCCAGGACGCCCGCGACGGCAAGATCGACGCCGTGGTCGTGTCCAAGCTCGACCGCTTCGCCCGGAAGGCGCTCGACGCGATCCGGGAGACCGACCGACTCGCAGATATGGGCGTGGACCTCGTGCTCGTCAAAGAGCAGATCGACATGAGCACCCCGCAGGGCAAGATGATGCGGACCATGATGGCCGGGTTCGCGGAGATGGAGCGCGACACGATCGTCGGGCGCACTGCAGCCGGTCAGCGGAACGCGGCCCGGATGGGGCGCTGGGCGGGCTCCAAGCCGCCGTTCGGCTGGAGGCTCGAAGGGCTCAAGAAGGACGCCCGGCCCGTACCGGACGAACGCGAGCGGGAGGTGCTCCGCGCGATGCACCAGTTGTTCGTCAAGGAGCGCCTGAGCACCGCCGAGGTGGCCGAGCGGCTCAACCTCATGGGGATGCGCCCCCGTCAGGCCGCGACGTGGCAGTACCAGACCGTCCGGCAGACCGCGACGAACCCGACCCTGTGGACCGGCGAGACCGAGTGGGGCGCTGCCAAGACCGGCAACTATCGCCCGCACCGGAAGATCACGAAGATGAACCGCGACGGTACGCCAAAGTATGGCGACACCGTGACGGTCACCCTCGGGGATCCGGTGTTCACCCGGCAGGAGTGGCAAGCGCTCCAGCGGGCCGTGAACCGCCGGGCCGGATGGACGCCCTCGGCTCCTCAGCGGCAGATGCTCACGGGTCGGCTGTTCGGCCCGTGCGACTTCGGCAAGCACTACGACGGCATCACCACGAAGAGCCGCCCGAACCACCACTACCTGTGCGCGGGGAGGCGGTACCGGTCGAAGGAGCAGCCGCGCTGCACCTGCCCGCAGATCAAGGGCCCGGCGATCGATGAGCCGGTGTGGGCCGAACTCGCAGCGATGCTCGCGGACCCGGAGCGGCTGGAGCGACTCGCGCGTCAGTGGCTCGAACTGGACGACGACGCCGACCTCACGGACGACTCAGCGATGGTCGCGGCGCTTCGCAAGCAGGAGTCCACCCTGGAGCGCGCGATCACGCGGGCGAAGGACTTGTACCTCATGGCGGACGACCCCGCTGAACACCTGGCGACGGTGGAACGGCTTCGGGGCGAGCTCGCGGACGTGCGGGAACGCCTGGAGGGGCTGGCCTCGATGCACGCCCGCCGGGCCGACGAGGCCCAGCGGATCACGGACGTGGCGGCACTCGCAGAGCGGGCGAGGGGCCGTCTGGAGAACGCCTCGGCAGCGATGCGTCGTGAGGTCGTGGAGCTGCTCGACGTGCGAGTGATCGTGTCGGACATCGTGGCCGGGCGACCCCAGACGATCACCATCCACGGGGTGCTCGACCCCTCGATGTTCCTGCCCGCCGACGCCGCAGAACGCAAGCCATCCGAAGCGGAACGCTCCTGCCGCTCGTCTTCTTGA
- a CDS encoding TadE/TadG family type IV pilus assembly protein codes for MRDLHDDESGSAPVEFVLVGLLLTALTLAVLQLALVVYVRNVVHDAAVEGAYHGALADVRPIDGAVRAERLIETALGDGLDAEIRADEAVGASGPEVVVTVRATLPLVGLLGIPAAMEVSAHAPRESFD; via the coding sequence GTGCGCGACCTGCACGATGACGAGTCCGGCTCGGCGCCGGTCGAGTTCGTGCTGGTCGGCCTGCTTCTGACTGCACTCACTCTCGCGGTGCTGCAGCTCGCGTTGGTCGTGTACGTGCGAAACGTCGTCCACGACGCAGCAGTCGAGGGCGCCTATCACGGGGCACTCGCCGATGTGAGGCCGATTGATGGCGCGGTACGCGCCGAGCGTCTGATCGAGACGGCACTCGGCGACGGATTGGACGCCGAGATCCGGGCCGACGAGGCGGTCGGCGCATCGGGACCCGAGGTGGTGGTGACGGTGCGCGCGACCCTGCCGCTCGTAGGGCTCCTGGGCATCCCCGCGGCGATGGAGGTGAGCGCGCATGCTCCCCGCGAGAGCTTCGACTGA
- the ftsX gene encoding permease-like cell division protein FtsX, with amino-acid sequence MRVRLILAEALSGLRRNASMVISVVLVTFVSLTFVGAAMLMQMQIGNMRSYWADRAQVSVVMCREDSTATTCVDGAATDDQVKQVADRLSGSALSGIVRDVRFESADEAYKNLIDLYGDEYKDYVTPAQLGQTYWVGLTDPGKSDVITEAFSGMQGVEAVKNQMQYLEPLFSALTVATYIAVAIAALMLVAAVLLIATTIRLSAYARRREVGIMRLVGASNRFIQTPFILEGVFAAFIGSLLAGVAIVLGLQFGVGVYLKQRVSFITDWVDLGDAVIVIPVLIVIGLVLAALSAGFAIRRWLRA; translated from the coding sequence GTGAGAGTGCGCCTGATCCTCGCCGAGGCGCTTTCGGGCCTGCGGCGCAATGCCTCGATGGTGATCTCCGTCGTGCTCGTGACGTTCGTGTCGCTCACCTTCGTGGGCGCCGCGATGCTCATGCAGATGCAGATCGGCAACATGCGCTCGTACTGGGCGGATCGCGCTCAGGTGTCGGTCGTGATGTGTCGCGAGGACTCCACCGCGACGACGTGCGTCGACGGCGCGGCGACCGATGACCAGGTGAAGCAGGTCGCCGACCGGCTCTCCGGCTCGGCCCTGTCGGGAATCGTGCGCGATGTGCGGTTCGAGTCGGCGGACGAGGCCTACAAGAACCTCATCGACCTCTACGGCGACGAGTACAAGGACTACGTCACGCCCGCCCAGCTCGGGCAGACCTACTGGGTGGGCCTCACCGACCCTGGCAAGTCCGACGTGATCACCGAGGCCTTCAGCGGTATGCAAGGCGTCGAGGCGGTGAAGAACCAGATGCAGTATCTCGAACCGCTCTTCTCGGCCCTGACCGTCGCCACGTACATCGCGGTCGCGATCGCCGCACTGATGCTCGTCGCGGCCGTCCTGCTGATCGCGACCACGATCCGCCTGTCGGCCTATGCGCGACGGCGCGAAGTGGGCATCATGCGCCTCGTCGGAGCGTCGAACCGCTTCATCCAGACCCCGTTCATTCTCGAAGGGGTGTTCGCTGCGTTCATCGGCTCGCTGCTTGCGGGCGTCGCGATCGTCCTCGGACTGCAGTTCGGTGTCGGCGTGTATCTCAAGCAGCGGGTGTCGTTCATCACCGACTGGGTCGACCTCGGCGACGCCGTGATCGTCATCCCCGTGCTGATCGTGATCGGGCTCGTGCTCGCGGCGCTGTCCGCCGGCTTCGCCATCCGCCGTTGGCTGCGCGCCTGA
- a CDS encoding pilus assembly protein TadG-related protein, with translation MRRMRADKGSPDDEGSVLLLALGYALVAIALVLVCIDATSLYLAQKRADAAADAAALAGADGFTLTVDGGGAAARLTDAGVYDQATELLNALGTATLVDAGTPDGVSARVRVEVTWHPPVLTIFVPDGWTLEATATSRTALR, from the coding sequence ATGCGCCGTATGCGCGCGGACAAGGGGAGCCCCGACGACGAAGGGTCGGTACTCCTTCTCGCTCTCGGCTATGCGCTCGTTGCGATCGCCCTCGTGCTCGTCTGCATCGACGCCACGAGCCTCTATCTCGCTCAGAAGCGCGCGGACGCCGCCGCGGATGCCGCGGCCTTGGCCGGCGCCGACGGGTTCACTCTCACGGTCGACGGCGGGGGAGCAGCGGCGCGACTGACGGATGCCGGTGTCTACGACCAAGCCACCGAGCTCCTCAACGCTCTGGGCACCGCGACCCTGGTCGACGCCGGAACGCCCGATGGCGTGTCGGCCCGAGTGCGCGTGGAGGTGACGTGGCATCCCCCGGTTCTGACCATCTTCGTCCCCGACGGCTGGACGCTCGAGGCGACTGCGACCAGCCGCACCGCGCTGCGCTGA
- a CDS encoding nitrate ABC transporter substrate-binding protein: MRAQRPRFAAAATAACLAVLLTGCAGTAATTPTEVVGTGAVTTAPAAPVAEPSPSGSPLDVTCDSIIGDDLRAEFAAQKWTSKKTPFAAGGVTLDDGLLCTWANYAVPSGNLMMFGWAPITSDQAAKMQSGLESKGWLRKDIAGVLYITEDPNQTPTVDADGFGMTYQFGDGWVTVADVKQNLLLIQRPQS, translated from the coding sequence ATGCGCGCTCAGCGTCCTCGATTCGCTGCCGCGGCTACCGCTGCCTGCCTGGCCGTGCTGTTGACGGGGTGCGCGGGGACGGCTGCCACAACCCCGACCGAGGTCGTGGGCACGGGGGCGGTCACGACAGCCCCCGCAGCGCCGGTCGCAGAGCCCTCCCCCTCGGGCTCGCCCCTCGACGTCACGTGCGACTCGATCATCGGCGACGATCTGCGCGCCGAGTTCGCTGCGCAGAAGTGGACGTCGAAGAAGACGCCGTTCGCGGCGGGCGGCGTGACACTCGACGACGGGCTGCTGTGCACCTGGGCGAATTACGCCGTGCCATCGGGCAACCTGATGATGTTCGGGTGGGCGCCGATCACGAGCGACCAGGCCGCGAAGATGCAGAGCGGCCTCGAGTCGAAGGGTTGGCTGCGCAAAGACATCGCCGGAGTTCTCTACATCACCGAAGACCCGAACCAGACGCCCACCGTCGACGCGGACGGCTTCGGCATGACGTACCAATTCGGTGACGGATGGGTGACCGTGGCGGATGTCAAGCAGAATCTGCTGCTGATCCAGCGCCCGCAGAGCTGA
- a CDS encoding MFS transporter yields MLWRLAPVIYGPTILFALGEGALIPLLPMLAAQLGADVPTAALVASALVVGQLCGNIPAGWAVARIGERATMAIGGGVAMIGVVGLALSPHLPLLTASAFVIGLAAAAFGLARHSFMTTRVPLWFRARALSLLGGTFRLGMFVGPFIAAGLLAVFGDEHAAVWFFGVCLVAAVLLVLLGRDPETDVAALDSAPTRRDDRRDAAGDLVAEDSGEVITGAVPVAAPAGVFRTMWHHRGVLSRLGLAAASLSAVRSARQVALPLWGLSIGLDAQTIALVVGISGAIDFALFYASGQVMDRFGRLWAALPAMILMGAGFVALAFTHDTDQSAMWFALFAAVLGVGNGLSSGILLTLGADVAPQDDPAAFLGSWRTLTDAGGAIAPLLVSGIAAAMSLAVATGAMGVVGLVGAAAFARWVPRFVPRAR; encoded by the coding sequence ATGCTGTGGCGCCTGGCCCCGGTGATCTACGGTCCCACGATCCTCTTCGCCCTCGGCGAGGGCGCGCTCATCCCACTGCTCCCGATGCTCGCCGCACAATTGGGCGCCGATGTGCCGACGGCGGCGCTCGTGGCATCCGCCCTCGTCGTCGGGCAGCTCTGCGGCAACATCCCCGCGGGCTGGGCGGTGGCTCGGATCGGCGAACGGGCGACCATGGCGATCGGCGGAGGCGTCGCGATGATCGGGGTCGTGGGTCTCGCTCTTTCCCCGCACCTGCCCCTGCTCACGGCCTCGGCGTTCGTCATCGGGTTGGCGGCGGCGGCCTTCGGTCTTGCCCGTCACTCGTTCATGACCACGCGGGTGCCCCTGTGGTTCCGGGCGCGAGCGCTGTCGCTGTTGGGTGGGACGTTCCGCCTGGGCATGTTCGTCGGCCCCTTCATCGCGGCTGGCCTTCTCGCGGTCTTCGGCGATGAACATGCGGCGGTCTGGTTCTTCGGCGTCTGCCTGGTCGCCGCCGTGCTGCTGGTGCTGCTCGGGCGGGACCCCGAGACGGATGTCGCGGCGCTCGATTCCGCGCCGACGCGACGTGATGACCGGCGTGATGCGGCGGGCGATCTGGTCGCCGAGGACAGCGGCGAGGTGATCACGGGCGCGGTGCCCGTGGCGGCACCGGCGGGGGTCTTCCGCACGATGTGGCACCACCGCGGCGTGCTCTCGCGGTTGGGTCTCGCTGCCGCTTCGCTGTCGGCGGTGCGGTCGGCCCGGCAGGTCGCGCTGCCCCTGTGGGGACTGTCGATCGGTCTCGATGCGCAGACCATCGCCCTCGTGGTCGGCATCTCGGGTGCGATCGACTTCGCCCTGTTCTACGCGAGCGGCCAGGTGATGGACCGCTTCGGTCGGCTCTGGGCGGCGCTTCCGGCGATGATCCTGATGGGTGCCGGCTTCGTCGCCCTCGCATTCACGCACGACACCGATCAGTCGGCGATGTGGTTCGCGCTGTTCGCCGCGGTGCTGGGAGTCGGCAACGGTCTCTCCAGCGGCATCCTGCTCACCCTCGGTGCCGATGTCGCGCCTCAGGACGACCCGGCGGCATTCCTCGGTTCGTGGCGGACGCTGACGGATGCCGGTGGCGCGATCGCCCCGCTGCTCGTCTCGGGCATCGCCGCGGCGATGTCGCTGGCGGTCGCCACAGGGGCGATGGGCGTCGTGGGACTCGTGGGCGCGGCAGCGTTCGCACGCTGGGTGCCGCGGTTCGTGCCGCGTGCACGCTGA
- a CDS encoding SIMPL domain-containing protein, with the protein MSEVTITVHGESETRVAPEIAIAHVTVAADGPARGLVVERIAAVAEPIRADLTARKASGTIDDWSSQRVSVWADRPWNTDGRQLDPVHHASVELTATFTDVLALSDWLNGIASTDGLRIGNVEWLLTPETRAAIERRVATQAVAVAVERATAYAHALGRETIEPVQLADIGLLGDTRPEAPAPRMFARSAAVTMDAAPAVDFQPDDIVVTAAVEARFTAR; encoded by the coding sequence ATGAGCGAAGTGACCATCACCGTCCACGGCGAAAGCGAGACGCGCGTCGCCCCCGAGATCGCGATCGCCCATGTCACGGTCGCCGCCGACGGCCCCGCCCGGGGCCTCGTTGTCGAGCGGATCGCGGCGGTCGCCGAGCCGATCCGCGCCGATCTGACCGCGCGCAAGGCATCCGGCACCATCGACGATTGGTCGAGTCAGCGCGTGTCGGTGTGGGCGGATCGCCCGTGGAACACCGACGGACGTCAGCTGGACCCCGTGCACCACGCCTCCGTCGAGCTGACCGCGACGTTCACCGACGTGCTCGCTCTCTCCGACTGGCTGAACGGCATCGCGAGCACCGACGGGCTCCGCATCGGGAACGTCGAATGGCTCCTCACCCCCGAGACGCGCGCCGCCATCGAGCGACGCGTCGCCACGCAGGCGGTGGCCGTCGCCGTCGAACGTGCGACGGCGTATGCACACGCCCTCGGCCGCGAAACGATCGAACCCGTGCAGCTCGCCGATATCGGCCTGTTGGGCGACACGCGCCCGGAGGCGCCGGCGCCGCGGATGTTCGCTCGGTCCGCGGCCGTGACGATGGACGCCGCGCCCGCCGTGGACTTCCAGCCCGACGACATCGTGGTGACCGCCGCCGTCGAAGCTCGCTTCACGGCACGCTGA
- the smpB gene encoding SsrA-binding protein SmpB: MPRERGEKVVATNRRARHEYAIEKTYEAGLVLTGTEVKSLRQGRANLSDGYAYINGGEAFLDAVHIPEYSQGHWTNHASKRIRKLLLHKDEIVKLSHAISAGGYTLIPLKLYFSDGRAKVEIAVAKGKREYEKRQTIREREDKREAERAMRGRNRLGD, encoded by the coding sequence ATGCCCAGGGAACGCGGGGAGAAGGTCGTCGCGACCAACCGTCGCGCACGGCACGAGTACGCCATCGAGAAGACGTACGAGGCGGGCCTCGTGCTCACGGGCACCGAGGTGAAGTCGCTGCGCCAGGGGCGCGCGAACCTGAGCGACGGTTACGCCTACATCAACGGCGGCGAGGCGTTCCTCGACGCCGTGCACATCCCGGAGTACTCGCAGGGGCATTGGACCAACCACGCCTCCAAGCGCATCCGCAAGCTGTTGCTGCACAAAGATGAGATCGTGAAGCTCTCGCACGCGATCAGCGCGGGCGGGTACACCTTGATCCCCCTGAAGCTCTACTTCTCGGACGGCCGGGCCAAGGTCGAGATCGCCGTCGCGAAGGGCAAGCGCGAGTACGAGAAGCGGCAGACGATCCGTGAGCGGGAAGACAAGCGCGAGGCCGAGCGCGCCATGCGCGGCCGCAACCGTCTCGGCGACTGA